In a single window of the Leptolyngbya ohadii IS1 genome:
- a CDS encoding response regulator transcription factor has protein sequence MWTGVQDGAIAQWMLTQREYDLLILDWLLPQVSGLKLCQQYRNLGKTAPVLMLTAKDAIADRISGLDAGADDYLVKPADVFELLARVRALGRRSPLWTGDTLHLKT, from the coding sequence GACGGGGCGATCGCACAATGGATGCTGACGCAGCGGGAGTATGATCTGCTGATTCTGGATTGGCTGTTGCCCCAGGTGAGTGGACTAAAGCTGTGCCAGCAGTATCGCAATCTGGGCAAAACTGCGCCTGTCCTCATGCTAACTGCGAAAGATGCCATTGCCGATCGCATTAGTGGCTTGGATGCAGGGGCAGACGATTATCTGGTCAAACCTGCCGATGTGTTTGAACTCCTGGCGCGGGTACGGGCACTGGGACGACGATCGCCCCTCTGGACAGGGGATACCCTTCACTTGAAGACCTGA